One Streptomyces sp. R28 DNA window includes the following coding sequences:
- a CDS encoding type I polyketide synthase translates to MTLSDSDVAIIGMACRFPGADSVDRFWDVLSEGRETLTRYTDEELLAAGVPAARLADPRYVKAAQTIPGTDLFDSELFQFTQDEAEILDPQHRVFLECALEALERAGYDPERTDAHIGVYAGAGMNTYLLHNLGERYRAASSVDHYRLMLANDKDFLATRVSYKLNLTGPSVNINTACSTSLVAVHTACLALLGGECDMALVGAVHLNPPGQGYQYQEGMIFSPDGHCRAFDAEARGTVIGSGAGAVVLKRLKEALADGDWIHAVIKGSAINNDGSAKTGYTAPSISGQAAVIADAQDVADVDPETIGYVEAHGTGTPLGDPIEVAALTEAFRDGTDRTGYCALGSVKTNIGHLDTAAGMAGLIKTALMLEHRTLVPSLHFNEPNPDIDFAAGPFFVNTEKTDWKSETGSLRAGVSSFGIGGTNAHVILQEGPARDQVPQESRPELLVLSARSEDALGQTAAALARHLRAHPGLDPAAVAQTLGLGRRAHTHRLALVAGSTRSAAMALALGDEERIRRGVTGREPSAPVLVLTGTGAAPADTAELYASVPAYRDAADACAAALGRPGEAEALLAEDDAVAACCHEYALAGALTAWGVAPAGLAATGTGLATAAALSEALPLADALALARGTAPHRVAPPRLPVVSPRTGRWMTEDEGRDPAVWTGQADATASLDALLDGTGRHAVRLTPPDGEPGGLTHLLTLAADQWVLGADLDFAAVHTGRDIRRVPLPTHRFARRRHWAEPGAHGPRSEAAPAADRLIARFDPADPQQNVDLIRDYVTEAIGKVLGGRHLAALDTNLFDLGLDSLVLIEVVAKLGEELGFEVPAASFVEFPTIRSFVDNLAELMGLAPGTAPGGDGTAQAPRTSRRAQRAAARHTGQA, encoded by the coding sequence ATGACGCTTTCCGACTCCGACGTCGCCATCATCGGCATGGCCTGCCGCTTCCCGGGCGCCGACTCCGTCGACCGCTTCTGGGACGTGCTCAGTGAAGGCCGCGAGACGCTGACCCGGTACACCGACGAGGAACTCCTCGCCGCCGGCGTGCCCGCCGCCCGGCTGGCCGACCCGCGCTATGTGAAGGCCGCCCAGACCATCCCCGGTACCGACCTGTTCGACTCCGAGCTGTTCCAGTTCACCCAGGACGAGGCCGAGATCCTCGACCCGCAGCACCGGGTCTTCCTGGAGTGCGCCCTGGAGGCCCTGGAACGGGCCGGCTACGACCCCGAGCGCACCGACGCCCACATCGGCGTCTACGCCGGCGCCGGCATGAACACCTACCTGCTGCACAACCTGGGCGAGCGCTACCGGGCCGCGTCCTCCGTGGACCACTACCGGCTGATGCTCGCCAACGACAAGGACTTCCTCGCCACCCGGGTGTCGTACAAGCTCAACCTGACCGGCCCCAGCGTCAACATCAACACCGCCTGCTCCACCTCGCTGGTCGCCGTGCACACAGCCTGCCTCGCCCTGCTCGGCGGCGAGTGCGACATGGCCCTGGTCGGCGCGGTCCACCTCAACCCGCCGGGCCAGGGCTACCAGTACCAGGAAGGCATGATCTTCTCGCCCGACGGCCACTGCCGCGCCTTCGACGCCGAGGCCCGCGGCACCGTGATCGGCAGCGGCGCCGGAGCGGTCGTCCTCAAGCGGCTCAAGGAGGCCCTCGCCGACGGCGACTGGATCCACGCCGTCATCAAGGGCTCCGCCATCAACAACGACGGCTCCGCCAAGACCGGTTACACCGCGCCCAGCATCTCCGGGCAGGCCGCCGTCATCGCCGACGCCCAGGACGTCGCCGACGTCGACCCCGAGACCATCGGCTACGTCGAGGCGCACGGCACCGGCACCCCGCTCGGCGACCCCATCGAGGTCGCCGCCCTCACCGAGGCCTTCCGCGACGGCACCGACCGCACCGGGTACTGCGCGCTCGGCTCGGTGAAGACCAACATCGGGCACCTGGACACGGCCGCCGGCATGGCGGGCCTGATCAAGACCGCGCTGATGCTGGAGCACCGCACCCTGGTGCCCAGCCTGCACTTCAACGAGCCCAACCCGGACATCGACTTCGCCGCCGGCCCGTTCTTCGTCAACACCGAGAAGACCGACTGGAAGAGCGAGACCGGCTCGCTGCGCGCCGGCGTCAGCTCCTTCGGCATCGGCGGTACGAACGCCCATGTGATCCTCCAGGAGGGCCCGGCCCGCGATCAGGTCCCGCAGGAGAGCCGGCCGGAGCTGCTGGTCCTCTCCGCCCGCTCCGAGGACGCCCTCGGCCAGACCGCCGCCGCCCTGGCCCGCCATCTGCGGGCCCACCCCGGCCTCGACCCGGCCGCCGTCGCCCAGACCCTCGGGCTCGGCCGCCGCGCCCACACCCACCGGCTGGCCCTGGTCGCCGGCAGCACCCGCTCCGCGGCCATGGCGCTCGCCCTCGGCGACGAGGAGCGCATTCGCCGAGGCGTGACCGGACGCGAGCCGAGCGCCCCCGTCCTCGTCCTGACCGGCACCGGCGCCGCCCCGGCCGACACGGCCGAGCTGTACGCGTCGGTGCCCGCCTACCGGGACGCCGCCGACGCCTGCGCCGCCGCCCTCGGGCGCCCAGGCGAGGCCGAGGCCCTCCTCGCCGAGGACGACGCGGTCGCCGCCTGCTGCCACGAGTACGCCCTCGCCGGCGCCCTCACCGCCTGGGGCGTCGCACCGGCCGGCCTCGCCGCGACCGGCACCGGCCTCGCCACGGCCGCCGCCCTCTCCGAGGCCCTCCCGCTCGCCGACGCCCTCGCCCTGGCCCGCGGCACCGCCCCGCACCGCGTCGCCCCGCCCCGGCTGCCCGTCGTATCGCCGCGCACCGGCCGCTGGATGACCGAGGACGAGGGCCGCGATCCCGCCGTCTGGACCGGCCAGGCCGACGCGACCGCATCGCTGGACGCGCTGCTCGACGGCACCGGCCGGCACGCGGTCCGCCTCACCCCACCGGACGGCGAACCCGGCGGCCTCACCCACCTGCTCACCCTCGCCGCCGACCAGTGGGTGCTCGGCGCCGACCTCGACTTCGCGGCCGTGCACACCGGCCGGGACATCCGCCGGGTGCCCCTGCCCACCCACCGCTTCGCGCGCCGGCGGCACTGGGCGGAGCCCGGCGCTCACGGTCCCCGGAGCGAGGCGGCACCGGCCGCGGACCGGCTGATCGCCCGCTTCGACCCGGCCGACCCGCAGCAGAACGTCGACCTGATCCGGGATTACGTCACCGAGGCGATCGGCAAGGTCCTCGGCGGCCGGCACCTCGCCGCCCTCGACACCAACCTCTTCGACCTGGGCCTCGACTCCCTGGTGCTCATCGAGGTGGTCGCCAAGCTCGGCGAGGAGCTGGGCTTCGAGGTCCCGGCCGCCTCCTTCGTCGAGTTCCCCACCATCCGGTCCTTCGTGGACAACCTCGCCGAGCTGATGGGCCTCGCCCCCGGCACGGCCCCGGGCGGCGACGGCACCGCCCAGGCGCCGCGCACCTCCCGGCGAGCCCAGCGCGCGGCCGCCCGCCACACCGGCCAGGCCTGA
- a CDS encoding OzmP, with protein sequence MSSCQVCSLKAGHPGVVLDDQGVCNLCNLDFAEDLLVNYRYTSEVFTEFQQAQPGAGEYDCLFMYSGGKDSTYMLDKFVNEYGKRVLAFTFDVPFESVHAAQNIALAREKIPATFVLDADDDNIKLMMREVFNRPAPKQPGKYLDEKLPCVSCRTFFVLRAILMAYRQKIPYIALCADPQQILTMESNVREIVRGFYKTFGERLTDTLFAGQLEELLFDDDENLPKIVFPFIAMRHEYDPDRIVEELRAKGLYQSSPLETHCTLFPLLNYYSFSNFDCMFYKLNAASHVRSVKRNASYDRNTFSIKFPRSLDLADVEDRLGRVVKEIAAGEGDRDEHERSLVDLFQRMDASEDAARFVARSFLDMRSVAADLGIRLS encoded by the coding sequence GTGTCCAGCTGCCAGGTCTGCTCACTCAAGGCCGGCCATCCGGGAGTGGTGCTCGACGACCAGGGGGTGTGCAACCTGTGCAACCTGGACTTCGCCGAGGACCTGCTCGTCAACTACCGCTACACCAGCGAGGTGTTCACCGAGTTCCAGCAGGCGCAGCCCGGCGCCGGCGAGTACGACTGCCTGTTCATGTACAGCGGCGGCAAGGACAGCACGTACATGCTGGACAAGTTCGTCAACGAGTACGGCAAGCGGGTGCTGGCCTTCACCTTCGACGTGCCCTTCGAGAGCGTGCACGCCGCCCAGAACATCGCGCTGGCCCGGGAGAAGATCCCGGCGACGTTCGTCCTCGACGCGGACGACGACAACATCAAGCTGATGATGCGCGAGGTGTTCAACCGCCCCGCGCCGAAGCAGCCCGGCAAGTACCTCGACGAGAAGCTGCCCTGCGTCTCCTGCCGCACCTTCTTCGTGCTCCGCGCGATCCTCATGGCCTACCGGCAGAAGATCCCCTACATCGCGCTGTGCGCCGACCCGCAGCAGATCCTCACCATGGAGTCCAACGTCCGGGAGATCGTGCGCGGCTTCTACAAGACGTTCGGCGAGCGGCTCACCGACACGCTCTTCGCCGGGCAGCTGGAGGAGCTCCTCTTCGACGACGACGAGAACCTGCCGAAGATCGTCTTCCCGTTCATCGCCATGCGGCACGAGTACGACCCCGACCGCATCGTGGAGGAACTGCGCGCCAAGGGCCTGTACCAGTCCTCGCCGCTGGAGACCCACTGCACGCTCTTCCCGCTGCTGAACTACTACTCGTTCTCCAACTTCGACTGCATGTTCTACAAGCTCAACGCGGCCAGCCACGTGCGGTCCGTCAAGCGCAACGCCTCCTACGACCGCAACACCTTCAGCATCAAGTTCCCGCGCTCGCTCGACCTCGCCGACGTCGAGGACCGGCTCGGCAGGGTCGTCAAGGAGATCGCGGCGGGGGAGGGCGACCGCGACGAGCACGAGCGCAGCCTCGTCGACCTCTTCCAGCGCATGGACGCCTCCGAGGACGCCGCCCGCTTCGTCGCCCGCAGCTTCCTCGACATGCGATCCGTCGCCGCCGACCTCGGCATACGGCTGAGCTGA
- a CDS encoding amino acid adenylation domain-containing protein, with amino-acid sequence MTAEPFSCVVIGEETLLVECTRLLVARGHTVAAVVSPSAELLEWAEGEGLPAVPFGADLAERLAPLRFDYLFSIANLRMLPEEVLALPTRLPVNFHDGPLPRHAGLFATSWAILDGDKQHGVTWHVMHLEADSGDVLKQRTVPVDPAATVHDLDVACFEAGVESFAELVDELAAGTATRTPQDMGLRTYHGRYDGLPRGGVFDWRQPAAELDALVRATAFGRRRNDFGTALLARGDDLLAVRAVEVTDRPSTAEPGTVVDVGSDALTVATGDRDVRLTDLAALSGERLDLLALARELGGRFPHLPDPAVAELAEAARAAHRQERRWLRALRSLRPVLPPRFGPLTPVARPAGPVPLPEALRERGTRPERTALAAALAFLTRLTRGDERHVAVTVPRAASSASPAASRILASDVPLHAPEGLLALPLAGLTELIGTALDALRDATPYRRDVPLRHPDLTGAARTGLPVAVVLPGGAAEPGDRPLTIRIDADGAVGFHAGAGLTADHERWLAGHFAAFLDALAADPDRPLGTADLLAPEERELLLGRWNDTDEEYPRQETVSRLVTDIACAAPDTTAVRFQDRALSYGELDEAADRLARHLAGLGAGPGTLVGVYLERSPELLVSLLAVLRTGAAYVPIDPIYPPARIGHMLQDSGARLVVTDETLGGTLAEFPVTPVPVSTALTAGPPAVPLDRSDPDSPAYVIYTSGSTGLPKGVQVGHRALVNFLWTMARRPGFGSRDSLLALTTVCFDIAGLELYLPLVRGGTVEILSAAEAADGVALRERVECSAPTVLQATPTTWQMLLAAGWSGDPVLRALCGGEPLPPELAAQLAPRVGALYNMYGPTETTIWSTVDRVAPGEAATIGRPIGNTRCHVVDERGVLVPPGIPGELYLSGDGVADGYLGRPELTAERFVTAPGGGTGRAYRTGDLVRHLPDGRLEYLERIDGQIKLHGYRIELGEVESALSGLPGVTAAVAVVREDRPGERRLAGYLVGPAGPLDTAGLRAALAERLPAYMVPSALVVLPRLPLTPNGKVDRGALPKPDVVRVAGGAAAVRTDLERRIAEVWCEALGLEWVGAEDNFFDVGGDSLRLTSVVATLRERLGLQVTRLDMFGHPTVRAMAAHVADAEADGPAAAAAARPRRSRDTAALARRRDRRGRRS; translated from the coding sequence ATGACTGCCGAGCCGTTCAGCTGTGTCGTGATCGGCGAGGAGACCCTCCTCGTCGAGTGCACCAGGCTGCTCGTGGCCCGCGGACACACGGTGGCCGCCGTGGTGTCCCCGTCCGCCGAGCTGCTCGAGTGGGCCGAGGGGGAGGGGCTGCCCGCCGTACCGTTCGGCGCGGACCTCGCCGAGCGGCTGGCCCCGCTGCGCTTCGACTACCTGTTCAGCATCGCCAACCTCCGGATGCTCCCGGAGGAGGTGCTCGCCCTGCCCACCCGGCTGCCCGTCAACTTCCACGACGGTCCGCTGCCCAGGCACGCGGGTCTGTTCGCCACCAGCTGGGCCATCCTCGACGGCGACAAGCAGCACGGCGTCACCTGGCACGTGATGCACCTGGAGGCCGACAGCGGCGACGTGCTCAAGCAGCGCACGGTGCCCGTCGACCCGGCGGCCACGGTGCACGACCTCGACGTCGCCTGCTTCGAGGCGGGTGTCGAGTCCTTCGCCGAACTCGTCGACGAACTGGCCGCCGGCACGGCCACCCGCACGCCGCAGGACATGGGCCTGCGGACCTACCACGGCCGCTACGACGGCCTGCCCCGGGGCGGTGTGTTCGACTGGCGCCAGCCCGCCGCCGAACTGGACGCACTGGTGCGGGCCACCGCGTTCGGGCGCCGCCGCAACGACTTCGGCACGGCGCTGCTCGCCCGCGGTGACGACCTGCTGGCGGTCCGCGCCGTGGAGGTCACCGACCGGCCCTCCACCGCCGAGCCCGGCACCGTCGTCGACGTCGGCTCCGACGCCCTCACCGTGGCCACCGGCGACCGGGACGTCCGCCTCACCGACCTCGCCGCCCTCTCCGGGGAACGGCTCGACCTCCTCGCCCTGGCCCGGGAACTCGGCGGCCGCTTCCCGCACCTGCCCGATCCGGCCGTGGCCGAACTGGCGGAGGCCGCCCGCGCCGCCCACCGCCAGGAGCGCCGCTGGCTGCGCGCCCTGCGGTCGCTGCGGCCGGTGCTCCCGCCGAGATTCGGCCCGCTGACCCCGGTCGCCCGCCCGGCGGGCCCGGTCCCGCTGCCCGAGGCCCTGCGCGAGCGGGGAACGCGGCCCGAGAGGACGGCCCTCGCCGCCGCCCTGGCCTTCCTCACCCGGCTCACCCGGGGCGACGAGCGGCACGTCGCCGTGACCGTCCCACGGGCGGCTTCCTCGGCCTCCCCGGCCGCCTCCCGCATCCTGGCGTCCGACGTGCCCCTGCACGCCCCGGAAGGGCTGCTCGCCCTGCCCCTGGCCGGCCTCACCGAGCTGATCGGCACCGCACTCGACGCACTCCGGGACGCAACGCCGTACCGGCGTGACGTGCCCCTGCGCCACCCGGACCTGACCGGCGCCGCCCGCACCGGGCTGCCCGTCGCCGTCGTACTGCCCGGCGGCGCGGCCGAACCGGGTGACCGGCCGCTGACCATCCGCATCGACGCCGACGGAGCCGTCGGCTTCCACGCGGGCGCCGGACTGACCGCGGACCACGAGCGCTGGCTCGCCGGGCACTTCGCGGCCTTCCTCGACGCCCTCGCCGCCGACCCCGACCGCCCGCTCGGCACCGCCGACCTGCTCGCACCCGAGGAGCGGGAGCTGCTGCTCGGCCGGTGGAACGACACCGACGAGGAGTATCCGCGCCAGGAGACCGTGAGCCGGCTGGTCACCGACATCGCCTGCGCCGCACCGGACACCACCGCCGTCCGCTTCCAGGACCGCGCCCTCAGCTACGGCGAACTCGACGAGGCCGCCGACCGGCTGGCCCGGCACCTCGCCGGCCTCGGCGCGGGCCCCGGCACGCTCGTCGGCGTCTACCTGGAGCGCTCGCCCGAACTGCTGGTCAGCCTGCTCGCCGTCCTGCGCACCGGCGCCGCCTACGTGCCGATCGACCCGATCTACCCGCCCGCCCGGATCGGTCACATGCTCCAGGACTCCGGCGCCCGACTGGTCGTGACCGACGAGACGCTGGGCGGCACCCTGGCGGAGTTCCCGGTCACCCCGGTACCGGTTTCCACGGCGCTCACCGCCGGGCCACCGGCAGTCCCCCTCGACCGCTCCGACCCGGACAGTCCCGCCTACGTGATCTACACCTCCGGCTCCACCGGCCTGCCCAAGGGCGTCCAGGTCGGCCACCGGGCGCTGGTCAACTTCCTCTGGACGATGGCCCGCAGGCCCGGCTTCGGCTCCCGGGACTCGCTGCTCGCGCTGACCACCGTGTGCTTCGACATCGCGGGCCTGGAGCTGTACCTGCCGCTGGTGCGGGGCGGCACCGTGGAGATCCTGTCCGCTGCCGAGGCCGCCGACGGCGTCGCCCTGCGCGAGCGCGTGGAATGCTCCGCGCCCACTGTCCTGCAAGCCACCCCGACCACCTGGCAGATGCTGCTCGCCGCCGGCTGGAGCGGCGATCCGGTGCTGCGGGCGCTGTGCGGCGGCGAACCGCTGCCGCCCGAGCTGGCCGCACAACTCGCGCCCCGCGTCGGCGCGTTGTACAACATGTACGGCCCGACCGAGACCACCATCTGGTCCACCGTGGACCGGGTGGCGCCCGGCGAGGCGGCCACCATCGGCCGCCCCATCGGCAACACCCGCTGCCACGTCGTCGACGAGCGCGGCGTCCTGGTACCGCCCGGCATCCCCGGCGAGCTGTACCTGTCCGGCGACGGAGTCGCCGACGGCTACCTCGGCCGGCCCGAGCTCACCGCCGAACGCTTCGTCACCGCCCCCGGCGGCGGCACCGGCCGCGCCTACCGCACCGGCGACCTGGTACGCCACCTGCCCGACGGCCGCCTGGAGTACCTGGAGCGGATCGACGGCCAGATCAAGCTGCACGGCTACCGGATCGAACTCGGCGAGGTGGAGTCCGCCCTGAGCGGACTGCCCGGCGTCACCGCCGCCGTCGCCGTAGTCCGCGAGGACCGGCCCGGCGAACGCCGCCTGGCCGGCTACCTGGTCGGCCCGGCCGGCCCGCTGGACACCGCGGGGCTGCGCGCCGCCCTGGCCGAGCGCCTGCCCGCCTACATGGTTCCCTCCGCCCTGGTCGTCCTGCCCCGGCTGCCGCTCACCCCGAACGGCAAGGTCGACCGGGGGGCCCTGCCCAAGCCGGACGTCGTCCGCGTCGCGGGCGGCGCGGCGGCCGTCCGCACCGACCTGGAGCGGCGCATCGCCGAGGTCTGGTGCGAGGCGCTCGGCCTGGAGTGGGTCGGCGCCGAGGACAACTTCTTCGACGTCGGCGGCGACTCGCTGCGCCTGACGTCCGTGGTGGCGACCCTGCGCGAGCGGCTCGGCCTCCAGGTCACCCGCCTCGACATGTTCGGCCACCCGACCGTGCGGGCCATGGCCGCCCATGTCGCCGACGCCGAGGCCGACGGCCCCGCCGCGGCCGCCGCGGCCCGGCCCAGGCGCTCCAGGGACACGGCGGCGCTCGCCCGCCGCCGCGACCGCAGGGGGCGGCGCTCATGA